The Mycetohabitans endofungorum genome contains a region encoding:
- a CDS encoding M61 family metallopeptidase has translation MKPIRYSIIPKHPAAHLFEVTLTVADPEPDGQQFMLPVWIPGSYLVREFARHIVTLRATNQAGRKVAVAKLNKNTWRAAAVDGPLTLTYEVYAWDLSVRAAHLDESLGFFNGTSVFLAVAGREQWPCEVEIRRPEGNAYRGWRVATALREARGTRRYAFGLYVAQDYDELIDHPVTVGEFELARFDAHRVPHDVVMAGKVPALDMPRLCADLKRICEAQIALFEPRTKHAPMDRYVFMTLAVGDGYGGLEHRASTALICKRDDLPVKGKPQTTDGYRSYLGLCSHEYFHTWNVKRIKPAAFAPYDLTRENYTPLLWLFEGFTSYYENLILVRAGLISQDEYLVQLGKTIGSVLRGAGRLRQTVAESSFDAWIKYYRQDENAGNAIVSYYTKGSLIALAFDLSIRAQTRHRKSLDDVMRLLWQRYGRDFYAGRLTGVEAADIPALFAEASGADLSRLFRDAVNGTRDLPLDALLAPFGVELAAADTNGNPSLGARLRTGNDCTLASVSDGGAAQKAGLSAGDVLVAIDGLRVPGSGPDALLARYRPGDVVQVHAFRRDELRTVRLKLDAPEVVNYTLTARTSPAPAKRARDAWLHAGR, from the coding sequence ATGAAGCCGATTCGTTATTCCATCATCCCGAAGCACCCGGCTGCCCACTTGTTCGAGGTCACGTTGACCGTGGCGGATCCGGAGCCGGACGGCCAGCAGTTTATGTTGCCGGTTTGGATACCGGGCAGTTATCTGGTACGCGAATTTGCACGCCATATTGTGACGCTGAGGGCGACGAACCAGGCCGGCCGTAAGGTCGCCGTCGCCAAGCTGAACAAGAACACGTGGCGTGCAGCTGCCGTGGACGGCCCGTTGACGTTGACCTACGAGGTCTACGCGTGGGACCTGTCGGTGCGCGCCGCGCATCTGGACGAGTCGCTCGGTTTTTTTAACGGTACCAGTGTCTTCCTAGCCGTGGCCGGACGTGAGCAGTGGCCGTGCGAGGTGGAGATCCGGCGACCTGAAGGCAACGCCTATCGCGGCTGGCGGGTCGCTACCGCGTTGCGCGAGGCACGTGGCACGCGTCGTTACGCGTTCGGCTTGTACGTCGCACAGGACTACGATGAATTGATCGACCATCCGGTCACGGTTGGCGAGTTCGAACTGGCCCGCTTTGATGCGCACCGCGTGCCGCACGACGTTGTGATGGCAGGTAAGGTACCGGCGCTGGACATGCCGCGGTTGTGCGCAGATTTGAAGCGGATATGCGAAGCGCAGATTGCGCTGTTTGAGCCACGCACGAAGCATGCGCCGATGGACCGGTACGTGTTCATGACGCTAGCGGTGGGCGACGGATACGGTGGGCTCGAGCATCGCGCGTCGACCGCACTGATCTGCAAGCGCGATGATCTGCCGGTAAAGGGCAAGCCGCAGACCACGGATGGCTATCGCTCGTATCTCGGCCTATGCAGTCACGAGTATTTCCATACCTGGAACGTGAAGCGGATCAAGCCGGCGGCGTTTGCACCGTACGACCTGACGCGGGAAAACTATACGCCGCTGCTTTGGCTGTTCGAGGGGTTCACGTCGTACTACGAAAACCTCATACTGGTCCGAGCAGGGCTGATCTCGCAGGACGAATACCTTGTGCAGTTGGGCAAGACAATCGGCTCTGTGCTGCGCGGCGCCGGGCGATTGCGTCAAACCGTGGCCGAAAGCTCGTTCGATGCATGGATTAAGTACTACCGGCAGGATGAGAATGCGGGCAATGCGATCGTGAGCTACTACACGAAGGGATCGCTGATTGCGCTGGCATTCGACTTGTCGATTCGGGCGCAGACGCGCCATCGCAAGTCGCTCGATGACGTGATGCGTCTGCTGTGGCAACGCTACGGACGCGACTTCTACGCGGGGCGGCTAACCGGCGTCGAGGCGGCCGATATCCCGGCGTTGTTTGCCGAGGCGAGCGGCGCGGACTTGAGCCGGCTCTTTCGTGACGCGGTGAACGGCACGCGCGATTTGCCGCTGGACGCACTACTCGCGCCGTTCGGTGTTGAACTGGCTGCTGCCGACACGAACGGCAACCCATCGTTGGGGGCGCGCTTGCGTACCGGCAATGACTGTACGCTTGCGAGCGTCTCCGACGGTGGCGCGGCGCAAAAGGCAGGTTTGTCCGCGGGTGACGTGTTGGTGGCCATTGATGGGTTGCGGGTGCCCGGCAGCGGACCTGATGCGCTGCTGGCACGCTATCGGCCCGGTGACGTGGTGCAGGTGCACGCGTTCCGTCGGGACGAATTGCGTACTGTACGACTCAAGCTGGATGCACCGGAGGTGGTGAACTACACGCTTACGGCACGGACGAGTCCTGCGCCGGCCAAGCGCGCGCGCGACGCGTGGTTGCATGCCGGCCGATGA
- a CDS encoding FMN-dependent NADH-azoreductase encodes MTTILQINSAARTEAQSTLLANELTAKLQQSHPDATLVVRDLLTDSLPHLDEAAIGAFFTPAEQRNAQQQAIIARSDALVAELKAADIIVIGAPMYNFGISSQLKAYFDHVARAGVTFRYTAEGPQGLVTGKKVYVVNARGGKYLGTPADLQTPYLKTFLAFIGLTDVTFIFAEGLNLGEQSKQSGLAAAREAIAAL; translated from the coding sequence ATGACTACGATTCTCCAGATCAATTCCGCTGCGCGCACGGAGGCGCAATCCACGCTGTTGGCTAATGAATTGACGGCGAAGCTGCAACAGTCGCATCCGGATGCCACGCTGGTCGTGCGGGATCTGTTGACCGATAGCTTGCCGCACCTGGACGAAGCAGCAATTGGCGCCTTCTTCACGCCGGCAGAACAACGCAATGCGCAGCAGCAGGCGATCATCGCCCGCAGCGACGCCTTGGTGGCGGAGTTGAAGGCTGCCGACATCATTGTCATCGGCGCGCCAATGTACAACTTTGGTATCTCCAGCCAGTTGAAGGCGTATTTCGACCATGTCGCGCGTGCTGGCGTGACCTTCCGCTATACGGCGGAGGGCCCACAAGGACTGGTCACGGGCAAGAAGGTGTATGTCGTGAACGCGCGCGGTGGCAAGTATCTCGGCACGCCGGCGGACTTGCAGACGCCTTATTTGAAAACGTTCCTCGCCTTTATCGGCCTGACCGACGTCACGTTCATCTTCGCCGAAGGGCTGAACCTCGGTGAGCAATCCAAACAAAGCGGCCTGGCGGCGGCGCGCGAGGCAATTGCCGCTCTGTGA
- a CDS encoding DsbC family protein, which yields MTLRIRTIALTSVAGALLAAAALASYSAFADPSLDSVKAAVQNRLGSDASIKGVAKTPIAGLYEVNLGKEIVYSDANADYLVLGDLVETRTRKNLTQVRNDELNKVDFASLPLANAVKVVKGNGARKLAVFSDPNCGYCKRLETTLKGLDNITVYTFLYPMLSPDSDVKAKAIWCSADRAKAWQAWMLDHQSPSGAGNCDTSALQKNLALGQKLNVSGTPTIILADGRRLPGAVPAEQLDKALSAQH from the coding sequence ATGACACTTCGAATTCGCACGATCGCGCTGACCTCGGTGGCCGGTGCGCTGCTGGCAGCCGCCGCGTTGGCAAGCTATTCCGCATTTGCCGATCCGAGCCTAGATAGCGTGAAGGCCGCGGTGCAGAACCGGCTTGGTTCCGACGCGAGCATCAAGGGCGTGGCTAAGACGCCGATCGCCGGGCTGTACGAGGTCAATCTTGGCAAGGAAATCGTCTATAGCGACGCCAATGCCGATTATCTGGTGCTGGGCGACCTGGTGGAGACTCGCACGCGGAAGAACCTGACGCAGGTACGCAACGACGAGTTGAACAAGGTCGATTTCGCGAGCCTGCCACTGGCCAACGCCGTCAAGGTTGTCAAGGGTAATGGCGCGCGCAAACTCGCAGTGTTCTCTGATCCGAATTGCGGATACTGCAAGCGGCTGGAGACGACGCTGAAGGGACTCGACAATATCACCGTCTACACCTTCCTGTATCCGATGCTTTCGCCCGACTCCGACGTGAAGGCGAAGGCGATTTGGTGTTCGGCGGACCGCGCGAAGGCGTGGCAGGCGTGGATGCTCGATCATCAGTCACCGAGCGGGGCCGGTAATTGCGATACCAGCGCGCTGCAGAAAAACCTGGCGCTGGGCCAGAAGTTGAATGTGAGCGGCACGCCGACGATCATCCTGGCCGACGGGCGCCGGCTCCCCGGCGCGGTGCCGGCCGAGCAACTCGACAAGGCTCTGTCCGCGCAGCATTGA
- a CDS encoding UbiH/UbiF family hydroxylase translates to MNSAHSNHQVIVIGGGLVGKAAALALTQAGLRVALLAQRAPEPSEYRFDTRIYALSSSSQALLERLRVWQALDPARLCPVYDMRVFGDAHAQLHFSAFQAAVPQLAWIVESSLIERALDAALQFQPLLTWCESRAQALQHHPEAVSVTLDDARVLSADLVVGADGAHSWVRQQVGAKVKRRDYRQTGVVANFRCNKPHHETAFQWFIDGEILALLPLPDSHVSLVWSARTEHANGLLQLDLAALAERIEVATGGASLRQVGTLEGVTPAQGFPLALQTVDRLIAPRVALVGDAAHLIHPLAGQGVNLGLRDVAALLDVVNRKEPFRDLGDLTLLRRYERSRREDIQKLTIATDGLQRLFALPGGLARGIRNVGMAMVGAQPFIKRWLVSAALG, encoded by the coding sequence ATGAATTCCGCACATTCGAACCATCAGGTCATCGTAATCGGCGGCGGGCTGGTCGGTAAGGCCGCCGCGCTCGCGCTGACTCAAGCCGGCCTGCGCGTCGCGTTGCTCGCGCAGCGCGCGCCCGAGCCAAGCGAATATCGGTTCGACACGCGTATCTATGCGCTGTCGTCCAGTTCACAAGCGTTGCTGGAGCGGCTGCGGGTCTGGCAAGCGCTTGACCCGGCGCGGTTGTGTCCAGTGTACGACATGCGTGTGTTCGGCGATGCGCACGCGCAACTCCATTTTTCTGCATTTCAGGCGGCGGTTCCGCAGCTGGCGTGGATCGTTGAATCAAGCTTGATCGAACGCGCGCTCGACGCAGCATTGCAGTTTCAGCCGCTACTGACCTGGTGCGAATCGCGGGCACAGGCACTACAACACCACCCGGAAGCCGTCAGCGTGACGCTGGACGATGCGCGGGTGTTGTCTGCCGACCTGGTCGTCGGTGCGGATGGTGCGCACTCGTGGGTGCGGCAGCAGGTCGGCGCGAAGGTAAAACGGCGCGACTACCGGCAAACGGGTGTTGTGGCGAATTTCCGATGCAACAAGCCGCATCACGAAACCGCATTCCAGTGGTTCATCGACGGCGAGATCCTCGCGTTGCTGCCGTTACCGGACTCGCACGTGTCGCTAGTCTGGTCCGCCCGTACCGAGCACGCAAATGGGTTGTTGCAACTGGACCTGGCCGCGCTGGCCGAACGGATCGAGGTCGCCACGGGCGGTGCTAGTTTGCGTCAGGTCGGCACGCTCGAAGGCGTGACCCCCGCGCAAGGATTTCCGCTGGCGCTGCAGACAGTGGACCGGCTGATCGCACCGCGCGTGGCGCTCGTCGGCGATGCGGCTCACCTGATCCATCCGCTCGCGGGGCAGGGGGTCAACCTCGGGCTGCGCGACGTCGCTGCGTTGCTAGATGTGGTGAACCGCAAGGAACCGTTTCGTGATCTCGGCGATCTGACGCTGCTTAGACGTTACGAGCGTTCGCGTCGCGAGGACATTCAAAAGTTGACTATCGCAACCGATGGGCTGCAGCGGTTGTTTGCGCTGCCGGGCGGTCTGGCCCGTGGCATTCGCAACGTCGGGATGGCGATGGTCGGCGCGCAGCCATTCATCAAGCGCTGGCTGGTGTCGGCTGCGCTCGGCTGA